In Uranotaenia lowii strain MFRU-FL chromosome 2, ASM2978415v1, whole genome shotgun sequence, one genomic interval encodes:
- the LOC129749500 gene encoding apoptosis-inducing factor 1, mitochondrial isoform X1 has translation MLAVSRFAISNLRIAQPRVATATKGRRCPVVVFSATRGNSVRWFSKKVNDMITRQITARRNRMKTASGGDCYLPPYPGCNIYSKNPKLGSIDTTRTPLLNQRTQSVDQETKSIRSAPADKDLKPVCPPKVTIPKCPPKPVAKPTYTSGMPPSCPPPPEKIPPSGPDYTPYIIGGIALTVGGLGLAYKMGFFDNNEPLETTTEEAPPSSRKPKSKNAFPASPKDLPKEVPYLLIGGGTASFAAFRAIKGHDAKAKVLVISNEPEMPYMRPPLSKELWFSPEDKAEQDPLRFRQWNGVERSIYYEPDDFYIDPDKLSDAPNGGVAIARGYEVHKIDVVNRKAILTDGTEIKYGECLLATGSKPKNLPVFEAASLSVKERLTLFKSVDDFEQLNQKLKPGDKIAVVGGGFLGSELSCALAKHSQIREKGFEIYQLFHEGGNMGKILPEYLSQWTTDRVREEGVKVWSKTQIKTAEVLDKKLVLTLTDDSKLVVDHAIVAVGSEPNTDLAKTSNLEVDPNMGGFVVDAELRARSHLFVAGDAACFFDPKLGRRRVEHHDHAVVSGRLAGENMAGLNKPYTHQSMFWSDLGPKIGYEAIGIIDAALPTVGVFAKNSHAQTIPDTSEKLQAANATVVPASSTFTNGGTSVLNPGVVKAEAIATECKEETDDFNKGVIFYLRDEKVVGVLLWNIFNRIPTARKVVAQHTNYEDLNEVAKLFNLHEFSEEQPVQSSTDTK, from the exons ATGTTGGCGGTGTCCCGATTCGCCATAAGCAATCTTCGAATTGCGCAACCGAGAGTAGCGACTGCGACGAAGGGAAGGAGATGCCCCGTTG TTGTATTTTCGGCTACCCGAGGAAACAGTGTGCGATGGTTTTCCAAGAAGGTAAATGATATGATAACCCGGCAAATTACAGCTAGACGGAACCGGATGAAGACGGCCTCCGGGGGGGATTGTTACCTTCCGCCGTATCCAGGTTGTAATATATACAGTAAAAACCCGAAACTTGGGTCAATCGACACAACTCGAACTCCGCTGCTCAATCAACGCACCCAGAGCGTGGATCAAGAAACCAAATCCATAAGAAGTGCTCCAGCTGATAAG GATTTGAAGCCCGTATGCCCTCCAAAGGTTACTATACCGAAGTGTCCTCCCAAACCGGTAGCAAAG ccTACGTATACCTCAGGAATGCCACCTTCATGCCCACCACCGCCCGAAAAGATCCCCCCTAGTGGTCCTGATTACACGCCATACATCATCGGAGGGATAGCTCTAACTGTAGGTGGACTTGGGCTCGCTTACAAAATGGGATTCTTCGACAATAACGAACCACTAGAAACGACGACTGAAGAAGCTCCACCGAGCTCTCGGAAACCCAAAAGCAAAAATGCGTTCCCTGCCTCGCCCAAAGATCTCCCGAAAGAAGTTCCATATCTACTTATCGGTGGCGGTACAGCCAGCTTTGCCGCTTTCAGAGCTATTAAGGGTCACGATGCTAAAGCTAAGGTGTTGGTAATAAGCAATGAACCAGAAATGCCGTATATGAGACCGCCTCTATCAAAAGAACTATGGTTTAGTCCTGAGGACAAGGCTGAGCAAGATCCTCTGCGATTCCGACAGTGGAATGGAGTCGAGCGTAGCATCTACTATGAGCCGGATGATTTCTATATCGATCCTGATAAACTTTCAGATGCCCCGAACGGTGGCGTTGCCATTGCCAGAGGCTACGAAGTGCATAAAATCGATGTGGTTAATAGGAAAGCCATTCTTACCGATGGGACTGAAATAAAGTATGGGGAATGCCTTCTAGCAACTGGATCGAAGCCTAAAAATTTACCTGTTTTTGAAGCGGCCAGTTTGTCTGTGAAAGAACGGTTGACGCTTTTCAAGAGTGTAGATGATTTTGAACAGCTGAATCAAAAGTTGAAACCTGGAGATAAAATTGCAGTAGTCGGTGGAGGATTTCTCGGAAGTGAGCTGTCTTGCGCCTTAGCCAAACACAGCCAGATAAGAgaaaaaggatttgaaatttatcagcTGTTCCACGAAGGAGGAAATATGGGCAAAATACTACCAGAATATCTCAGCCAGTGGACTACAGATCGAGTTAGAGAAGAAGGCGTTAAGGTATGGTCAAAAACACAGATAAAAACCGCAGAAGTTCTGGACAAAAAACTGGTTCTCACTTTAACTGATGATAGTAAATTAGTAGTTGATCATGCTATAGTAGCAGTGGGTTCAGAACCCAATACAGACCTAGCCAAGACATCTAACCTGGAAGTAGATCCAAACATGGGTGGATTTGTTGTAGATGCTGAACTTAGAGCGAGGTCACATTTGTTCGTAGCAGGTGATGCTGCATGTTTCTTTGATCCTAAACTTGGTCGACGACGTGTGGAACACCACGATCATGCTGTTGTTTCAGGGCGTCTAGCCGGTGAAAACATGGCAGGTTTAA ATAAGCCTTATACCCATCAAAGTATGTTTTGGTCCGACTTGGGTCCGAAAATCGGTTACGAAGCGATTGGAATCATAGACGCTGCACTTCCGACAGTAGGTGTCTTTGCCAAAAATAGTCATGCTCAAACCATTCCGGATACTAGCGAGAAGCTTCAAGCCGCAAATGCAACTGTTGTACCGGCTTCATCAACGTTTACCAACGGTGGCACTTCCGTTCTTAACCCGGGCGTCGTAAAGGCGGAAGCAATTGCCACTGAATGCAAAGAGGAAACAGACGATTTTAACAAGGGTGTTATTTTCTATCTGCGCGATGAAAAGGTTGTTGGTGTTTTGTTATGGAATATTTTCAACCGAATTCCGACGGCACGAAAAGTTGTTGCCCAACACACAAATTACGAAGATTTGAATGAAGTTGCTAAGCTTTTTAATCTTCATGAGTTTTCCGAAGAACAACCTGTTCAAAGTTCAACGGATACGAAATAG
- the LOC129749500 gene encoding apoptosis-inducing factor 1, mitochondrial isoform X2, protein MLAVSRFAISNLRIAQPRVATATKGRRCPVVVFSATRGNSVRWFSKKPTYTSGMPPSCPPPPEKIPPSGPDYTPYIIGGIALTVGGLGLAYKMGFFDNNEPLETTTEEAPPSSRKPKSKNAFPASPKDLPKEVPYLLIGGGTASFAAFRAIKGHDAKAKVLVISNEPEMPYMRPPLSKELWFSPEDKAEQDPLRFRQWNGVERSIYYEPDDFYIDPDKLSDAPNGGVAIARGYEVHKIDVVNRKAILTDGTEIKYGECLLATGSKPKNLPVFEAASLSVKERLTLFKSVDDFEQLNQKLKPGDKIAVVGGGFLGSELSCALAKHSQIREKGFEIYQLFHEGGNMGKILPEYLSQWTTDRVREEGVKVWSKTQIKTAEVLDKKLVLTLTDDSKLVVDHAIVAVGSEPNTDLAKTSNLEVDPNMGGFVVDAELRARSHLFVAGDAACFFDPKLGRRRVEHHDHAVVSGRLAGENMAGLNKPYTHQSMFWSDLGPKIGYEAIGIIDAALPTVGVFAKNSHAQTIPDTSEKLQAANATVVPASSTFTNGGTSVLNPGVVKAEAIATECKEETDDFNKGVIFYLRDEKVVGVLLWNIFNRIPTARKVVAQHTNYEDLNEVAKLFNLHEFSEEQPVQSSTDTK, encoded by the exons ATGTTGGCGGTGTCCCGATTCGCCATAAGCAATCTTCGAATTGCGCAACCGAGAGTAGCGACTGCGACGAAGGGAAGGAGATGCCCCGTTG TTGTATTTTCGGCTACCCGAGGAAACAGTGTGCGATGGTTTTCCAAGAAG ccTACGTATACCTCAGGAATGCCACCTTCATGCCCACCACCGCCCGAAAAGATCCCCCCTAGTGGTCCTGATTACACGCCATACATCATCGGAGGGATAGCTCTAACTGTAGGTGGACTTGGGCTCGCTTACAAAATGGGATTCTTCGACAATAACGAACCACTAGAAACGACGACTGAAGAAGCTCCACCGAGCTCTCGGAAACCCAAAAGCAAAAATGCGTTCCCTGCCTCGCCCAAAGATCTCCCGAAAGAAGTTCCATATCTACTTATCGGTGGCGGTACAGCCAGCTTTGCCGCTTTCAGAGCTATTAAGGGTCACGATGCTAAAGCTAAGGTGTTGGTAATAAGCAATGAACCAGAAATGCCGTATATGAGACCGCCTCTATCAAAAGAACTATGGTTTAGTCCTGAGGACAAGGCTGAGCAAGATCCTCTGCGATTCCGACAGTGGAATGGAGTCGAGCGTAGCATCTACTATGAGCCGGATGATTTCTATATCGATCCTGATAAACTTTCAGATGCCCCGAACGGTGGCGTTGCCATTGCCAGAGGCTACGAAGTGCATAAAATCGATGTGGTTAATAGGAAAGCCATTCTTACCGATGGGACTGAAATAAAGTATGGGGAATGCCTTCTAGCAACTGGATCGAAGCCTAAAAATTTACCTGTTTTTGAAGCGGCCAGTTTGTCTGTGAAAGAACGGTTGACGCTTTTCAAGAGTGTAGATGATTTTGAACAGCTGAATCAAAAGTTGAAACCTGGAGATAAAATTGCAGTAGTCGGTGGAGGATTTCTCGGAAGTGAGCTGTCTTGCGCCTTAGCCAAACACAGCCAGATAAGAgaaaaaggatttgaaatttatcagcTGTTCCACGAAGGAGGAAATATGGGCAAAATACTACCAGAATATCTCAGCCAGTGGACTACAGATCGAGTTAGAGAAGAAGGCGTTAAGGTATGGTCAAAAACACAGATAAAAACCGCAGAAGTTCTGGACAAAAAACTGGTTCTCACTTTAACTGATGATAGTAAATTAGTAGTTGATCATGCTATAGTAGCAGTGGGTTCAGAACCCAATACAGACCTAGCCAAGACATCTAACCTGGAAGTAGATCCAAACATGGGTGGATTTGTTGTAGATGCTGAACTTAGAGCGAGGTCACATTTGTTCGTAGCAGGTGATGCTGCATGTTTCTTTGATCCTAAACTTGGTCGACGACGTGTGGAACACCACGATCATGCTGTTGTTTCAGGGCGTCTAGCCGGTGAAAACATGGCAGGTTTAA ATAAGCCTTATACCCATCAAAGTATGTTTTGGTCCGACTTGGGTCCGAAAATCGGTTACGAAGCGATTGGAATCATAGACGCTGCACTTCCGACAGTAGGTGTCTTTGCCAAAAATAGTCATGCTCAAACCATTCCGGATACTAGCGAGAAGCTTCAAGCCGCAAATGCAACTGTTGTACCGGCTTCATCAACGTTTACCAACGGTGGCACTTCCGTTCTTAACCCGGGCGTCGTAAAGGCGGAAGCAATTGCCACTGAATGCAAAGAGGAAACAGACGATTTTAACAAGGGTGTTATTTTCTATCTGCGCGATGAAAAGGTTGTTGGTGTTTTGTTATGGAATATTTTCAACCGAATTCCGACGGCACGAAAAGTTGTTGCCCAACACACAAATTACGAAGATTTGAATGAAGTTGCTAAGCTTTTTAATCTTCATGAGTTTTCCGAAGAACAACCTGTTCAAAGTTCAACGGATACGAAATAG
- the LOC129749503 gene encoding pyridine nucleotide-disulfide oxidoreductase domain-containing protein 1: MAEITCTYLVVGGGIAGVSCAESLVLLAEARDSIILITESSLVKSVTNLVPLGKVLTRFDVEEKRADTLGNNIRVLEDQLEHIESKDHYVRTINGNKIVYRYLCLCTGARPKLIEHAKDNPNIIGIRDTESVNDFQKRIKNASKIVVVGNGGIASEIVYEISGIEVHWIIKDEYISSTFVDSGAARFFQERLTTKGEKKSIVKRMRYSEETADSSAAKRGAALGPDWHRTVDITGKLENVPDSVKIHYSVEIENVISQSEGFPLKLQLSNNEQIECDFVVSATGVVPAVNFSSDKCFNLAPDGGLLVNWGMDTSVQDIFAAGDVCTADWEPSQHWFQMRLWTQARQMGAMAARSMAARRSGETIYQDFCFELFNHVTQLFGYQVVLLGRYNGQGLNDKYEVLLRMTPGLEYIKFVLVDGRLQGAILVGETGLEETSENLILNQLDLSPYGEDLLDPNIDIEDYFD, translated from the coding sequence ATGGCAGAAATAACTTGCACGTACCTAGTTGTTGGCGGAGGAATCGCCGGAGTTTCTTGTGCAGAATCTTTGGTTCTTCTAGCTGAAGCGCGAGATAGTATAATTCTTATTACCGAATCATCGCTTGTTAAATCAGTCACAAATCTGGTTCCATTGGGAAAAGTTCTTACACGTTTTGATGTGGAGGAAAAAAGGGCAGATACCTTAGGCAATAATATTCGCGTCCTAGAAGATCAACTAGAGCATATTGAGAGCAAAGATCATTATGTTCGTACTATCAATGGGAACAAAATTGTTTACCGTTATTTGTGCCTTTGTACTGGTGCCAGGCCAAAATtgatagaacatgcaaaagataATCCTAATATCATTGGAATTCGTGATACAGAATCTGTAAATGATTTCCAAAAACGAATAAAGAACGCCTCAAAAATAGTAGTTGTTGGAAATGGTGGAATAGCGTCGGAGATAGTTTACGAAATTAGTGGCATCGAAGTGCATTGGATCATCAAGGACGAGTATATCAGTTCCACGTTTGTAGATTCCGGCGCTGCACGTTTCTTTCAAGAAAGATTAACTAcgaaaggtgaaaaaaaatccattgttAAACGAATGCGATACTCCGAAGAAACGGCTGATTCAAGTGCTGCTAAACGAGGGGCAGCGCTCGGACCAGACTGGCACCGCACAGTTGACATAACCGGCAAACTGGAAAACGTTCCCGATTCAGTTAAAATACACTATTCGGTAGAAATCGAAAACGTCATCTCCCAGAGTGAAGGTTTTCCTCTTAAACTTCAACTTTCTAACAACGAACAAATTGAATGTGATTTTGTAGTATCTGCCACGGGAGTCGTTCCTGCTGTAAATTTCTCATCAGACAAATGTTTCAATCTAGCTCCCGACGGTGGTCTCTTAGTCAACTGGGGAATGGATACTTCCGTGCAGGACATTTTTGCAGCAGGCGACGTCTGTACCGCAGACTGGGAACCATCTCAACATTGGTTCCAGATGCGCCTTTGGACTCAAGCACGGCAGATGGGAGCGATGGCCGCACGCTCAATGGCAGCTAGACGATCAGGGGAAACCATTTACCAAGATTTCTGCTTCGAACTATTCAACCATGTAACTCAGTTATTCGGTTATCAAGTGGTACTATTGGGCCGCTATAACGGTCAAGGATTGAACGATAAGTACGAAGTTTTGCTGAGAATGACTCCTGGGCTGGAATACATCAAGTTTGTGCTGGTAGACGGGCGCCTACAGGGTGCGATATTAGTTGGAGAAACGGGACTTGAGGAAAccagtgaaaatttaattttaaaccaacTGGATCTATCGCCCTACGGAGAGGATTTGTTGGATCCAAACATCGATATTGAGGACTACTTTGACTAG
- the LOC129749506 gene encoding 28S ribosomal protein S18b, mitochondrial — MSFIRLLFHEFVSVSRQSLLKPPGYRTLYTQSGSLLQQDQPAAEAIDEESASREEDEKSEGTRVNPKDRTRIIPVETSIRYLTSQAYQQTYHGEPVWKQYRRNHKGLYPPSKTRKTCIRQGKISTGNPCPICRDEYLVLDHNNINLIKQFISEQTGKVLSYQITGLCQKRHLELLVAVERAMDYGLLKFDVPFREFDYSEYYGEQKQ, encoded by the coding sequence ATGTCATTTATTCGGCTGCTGTTTCATGAATTCGTATCTGTTTCCCGTCAGAGTTTATTGAAACCACCTGGTTATCGAACGTTGTACACCCAATCCGGATCACTACTGCAACAAGATCAACCTGCGGCTGAAGCCATTGACGAAGAAAGCGCATCTCGTGAGGAAGACGAAAAATCTGAAGGAACTCGAGTAAACCCTAAAGATCGCACCCGAATCATTCCGGTAGAAACAAGCATCCGCTATCTTACTAGTCAGGCCTATCAGCAAACTTACCACGGAGAACCAGTTTGGAAGCAGTATAGAAGGAACCATAAGGGTCTGTATCCTCCAAGCAAGACGCGCAAAACCTGCATTCGACAGGGTAAAATTTCTACTGGTAACCCGTGTCCAATCTGCCGAGATGAATACTTAGTGCTGGATCACAACAATATCAACCTgataaaacagtttatttctgaACAAACGGGCAAAGTTTTAAGCTATCAGATCACAGGGCTTTGTCAGAAAAGACATCTAGAATTGTTGGTCGCCGTTGAGCGGGCTATGGACTACGGTTTGCTCAAATTCGACGTTCCTTTCCGGGAGTTTGATTATTCCGAGTATTACGGGGAGCAAAAGCAGtaa
- the LOC129747072 gene encoding uncharacterized protein LOC129747072, giving the protein MNMLKQCNFCQQPADLMCSRCLEVYCTVECQIRDWSEHKRICISIPKLYPNDSYVDLLSGGLAPPRKGAIFADQSSLRILANNSRSLKPLRKPNVPLGTIEISVNRENTFKPVEKAVEAKTTSPTKTTTNIQITAPSASNEKRSSQVKIEEVSESSTVPEKPQSLAKLKLEVLKNHQSNKKKNDAAKPDESDRNQQRKPWLFPFPVDKKNGEPFDVIVQCRVPDQQNAFWVIQATHETQCDKLLRDIHSQLNTKAVQFIEYDKIQVDDIFAAPFEDIYYRVVILEKVDPAKHLLRVRLIDYGNEITIPASDLREPLLLMKNLRAFAFQIEIANLNRKLELCENLCIRVVQNNQDRMIVEMANRPVTYLLDIVGRSENKSGAGGIITILTPKTLLIMLTCSHVKPIMKELYTQLPEAAVSFTAVSAPKVGDVICVNAPGVGWSRGLIISTHATNFLIYTVDNGTIELISKDEMIRTLPEDYKRKPKLVLQMDIERILMNEEEFKNKFFMPSIAFSYDNLGYDEEKRVMKGMIKDTEGIKLLAEALFREFDFDLQKMGIRYWQVIPQDKCIVRITSVIDVSTVIICPHDKINMFTELLQSMLPDLTQLKTKPAPNDIVIGMDDIMMPYRARVLKVDPQGELQLLDLDNGNIKKIHNGTFYAPNQFVSHLPVHTMKIKIRDLNPTLVRDASNAVDFLNNLRSDQRKLRLLFEGSSFASGVKLIDTTTNRTIVSSLMEELEKKQQEVPESKVSIADKPNPEKERITETKPQTVEAGQTNTKEVQKVTETKQATSQPDKFMLDDLPLIKLTTDRNDVKLTILDDGDLKHGILTVTEITPENVRFYETVTVKVNTLAAKIGGDCYNPEPNELCVAVFDEDKLWYRAVCLQQADDRSTFVVQFIDFGNVCPVKPSNIRRLSKELLFPCAAHLCKLDDADKSLAVLIEQQRTLGHVVPKLIQADGDIYTLKF; this is encoded by the exons ATGAATATGCTGAAGCAATGTAACTTTTGCCAGCAGCCGGCGGATCTCATGTGTAGCCGCTGCTTGGAAGTGTACTGCACCGTCGAATGCCAGATTCGCGATTGGTCAGAACACAAGCGGATTTGCATCAGTATTCC GAAGCTGTATCCAAACGATAGCTACGTAGATCTTTTAAGTGGTGGCTTGGCACCACCTCGAAAGGGAGCGATTTTCGCTGACCAAAGTTCTCTACGTATTCTGGCAAACAACAGTCGTTCGTTGAAACCACTGCGCAAACCAAATGTTCCCCTCGGCACAATTGAGATATCGGTGAATCGAGAAAACACTTTCAAACCTGTTGAAAAGGCAGTAGAAGCTAAAACAACAAGCCCAACTAAAACGACTACCAATATTCAAATCACAGCACCGTCCGCTTCCAATGAGAAAAGATCTTCGCAGGTTAAAATCGAGGAAGTATCGGAATCCTCAACCGTTCCAGAGAAACCACAATCATTGGCCAAACTCAAACTGGAAGTCCTCAAGAATCATCAGTCGAACAAAAAGAAGAACGACGCTGCGAAACCTGATGAAAGCGACAGGAACCAACAACGTAAACCGTGGCTGTTTCCATTTCCAgtggacaaaaaaaatggcGAACCATTCGATGTAATTGTACAATGTAGAGTTCCAGATCAACAAAACGCCTTTTGGGTAATTCAGGCCACGCACGAAACTCAATGTGACAAACTGCTACGTGATATCCACAGCCAACTGAACACCAAAGCAGTTCAATTTATCGAGTACGATAAAATACAGGTGGACGACATCTTTGCTGCTCCTTTCGAAGATATTTACTACAGGGTTGTCATTCTTGAGAAG GTGGACCCGGCAAAGCACCTTTTGAGAGTGCGTCTCATAGACTACGGCAATGAGATAACAATCCCCGCTAGTGATCTTCGTGAGCCCCTTTTGCTCATGAAAAACCTTCGGGCATTCGCATTCCAAATAGAGATTGCCAACCTAAACCGAAAATTAGAGCTATGCGAAAATCTTTGCATTCGCGTCGTTCAAAACAATCAAGATCGCATGATCGTCGAAATGGCCAATCGACCTGTAACTTATTTACTAGACATCGTCGGGCGTAGCGAGAATAAGTCCGGTGCTGGTGGAATAATCACCATCCTAACACCGAAGACCCTTTTGATAATGTTGACTTGTTCGCATGTCAAACCTATTATGAAAGAGCTGTACACACAGCTACCAGAGGCCGCAGTAAGTTTTACAGCTGTCTCGGCGCCCAAGGTAGGCGATGTGATCTGCGTTAATGCACCTGGTGTCGGATGGTCTCGGGGTTTGATCATCAGCACCCATGCAACCAATTTTCTAATATATACGGTAGATAATGGTACAATCGAACTGATTTCCAAAGACGAAATGATTCGAACTCTCCCTGAAGACTATAAAAGAAAACCCAAGCTGGTCTTGCAAATGGATATCGAGCGAATCCTAATGAATGAGGAAGAATTCAAGAATAAGTTCTTCATGCCTAGCATCGCATTTAGCTATGATAATCTCGGCTACGATGAGGAAAAGCGTGTAATGAAAGGTATGATCAAAGATACCGAAGGTATCAAGCTGTTAGCGGAAGCCTTGTTTCGAGAATTTGATTTCGATCTCCAAAAGATGGGCATCAGATATTGGCAGGTTATTCCTCAAGATAAATGCATCGTTCGAATTACTTCAGTGATCGATGTTAGCACAGTTATCATATGCCCTCATGACAAAATAAATATGTTCACCGAACTATTGCAATCCATGTTACCTGATTTAACACAGCTTAAAACAAAACCCGCTCCCAATGATATCGTCATAGGGATGGATGATATTATGATGCCTTATAGAGCACGCGTTCTGAAAGTTGATCCTCAAGGTGAACTACAGCTGCTAGATCTCGATAACggaaatatcaagaaaattcaTAATGGTACGTTTTATGCACCTAATCAATTTGTGTCGCATTTGCCTGTCCACACTATGAAAATTAAGATACGTGACCTAAATCCGACCCTCGTCAGAGATGCCTCGAATGCAGTTgactttttgaataatttacgtTCCGACCAGCGCAAACTGAGGCTCCTATTTGAAGGATCGTCGTTCGCTTCAGGCGTCAAGTTGATTGATACGACCACAAACCGTACGATTGTTTCCAGTCTTATGGAGGAActcgagaaaaaacaacaagAGGTCCCCGAATCGAAAGTATCAATCGCAGATAAGCCTAACCCGGAAAAAGAACGAATCACAGAAACTAAGCCCCAAACAGTAGAGGCCGGTCAAACGAATACCAAGGAAGTACAAAAGGTTACGGAGACCAAACAAGCTACATCGCAACCAGATAAGTTTATGCTTGATGATTTACCGTTGATAAAGTTGACAACAGATCGGAATGATGTTAAACTCACAATTCTGGATGACGGTGATCTTAAACATGGCATTCTTACCGTGACTGAAATCACTCCAGAAAATGTGCGGTTTTATGAAACTGTAACCGTAAAAGTCAACACCCTTGCTGCGAAAATTGGAGGCGATTGCTACAACCCCGA acCCAACGAACTATGTGTTGCCGTTTTTGATGAAGATAAACTGTGGTATCGGGCGGTTTGTTTACAGCAAGCGGACGATCGCAGTACTTTTGTAGTACAGTTTATAGATTTTGGTAATGTGTGCCCAGTCAAACCTAGTAACATCCGACGATTATCAAAAGAGTTGCTTTTTCCATGCGCCGCCCATCTGTGTAAACTTGATG ATGCAGATAAATCGTTGGCAGTACTAATCGAACAACAACGAACGCTTGGCCATGTGGTTCCAAAGCTAATACAGGCAGACGGAGATATTTACACGCTGAAATTTTAA